From Streptomyces sp. NBC_00683, one genomic window encodes:
- a CDS encoding MlaE family ABC transporter permease, which translates to MLSWLDRSGDQLTFYVRALIWIPRTLRRYLKEVQRLLAEVAFGSGGLGVIGGTIGVMIAMTLATGSVVGLQGYAALDQIGTSAFTGFISAYFNTREIAPLVAGLALSATVGAGFTAQLGAMRINEEVDALEAMGVRSMPYLVTTRIIAGVVAIIPLYAIGLLSSYLASRYITVLFNGQSAGTYDHYFNLFLSPDDVLLSVLKVLIFSVLVILAHCYYGFHATGGPAGVGVAVGRSVRNAIVLISVTDFFLSLAIWGATTTVKVAG; encoded by the coding sequence ATGCTCAGCTGGCTCGATCGGTCGGGTGACCAGCTCACCTTCTACGTACGGGCCCTCATCTGGATCCCCAGGACCCTGCGCCGCTATCTCAAGGAGGTCCAGCGGCTCCTCGCCGAGGTCGCCTTCGGCAGCGGCGGCCTGGGCGTCATCGGCGGCACCATCGGTGTGATGATCGCGATGACCCTCGCCACCGGTTCGGTCGTCGGCCTCCAGGGCTACGCGGCCCTCGACCAGATCGGCACCTCCGCGTTCACCGGCTTCATCTCCGCGTACTTCAACACCCGTGAGATCGCCCCGCTCGTGGCCGGGCTGGCCCTCTCCGCGACCGTTGGCGCGGGCTTCACCGCCCAGCTGGGCGCGATGCGGATCAACGAGGAGGTCGACGCGCTCGAAGCGATGGGTGTGCGGTCCATGCCCTACCTCGTCACCACCCGGATCATCGCCGGCGTCGTCGCGATCATCCCCCTGTACGCGATCGGGCTGCTCTCCTCCTACCTCGCCTCCCGCTACATCACGGTCCTGTTCAACGGTCAGTCCGCGGGCACCTACGACCACTACTTCAATCTCTTCCTCTCCCCGGACGACGTGCTCCTGTCGGTGCTCAAGGTGCTGATCTTCAGCGTGCTGGTGATCCTTGCCCACTGCTACTACGGCTTCCACGCCACCGGCGGCCCCGCCGGAGTCGGCGTGGCCGTGGGCCGGTCGGTGCGCAACGCCATCGTGCTCATCAGCGTCACCGACTTCTTCCTCTCGCTCGCCATCTGGGGCGCGACGACAACGGTGAAGGTGGCCGGCTGA
- a CDS encoding MlaE family ABC transporter permease translates to MTAPLPVRPPEPPTTTPAPEDSAPRQRQPARLLAPLRETGKLFALAAAVSRAIFRRPFQVREFIEQFWFVASVTILPAALVSIPFGAVIALQVGSLTEQLGAQSFTGGASVLAVIQQASPLIVALLISGAAGSAICADLGSRKIREELDAMEVMGVSPIQRLVVPRVLATMFVAVLLNGLVSVVGTLGGYFFNVIMQDGTPGAYLASFSALAQLPDLYIGELKALIFGFIAGIVAAYRGLNPRGGPKGVGDAVNQSVVITFMLLFFVNMVLTAIYLQIVPPKGG, encoded by the coding sequence GTGACGGCCCCGCTGCCCGTGCGGCCGCCCGAACCGCCCACGACGACACCGGCACCCGAGGACAGTGCGCCGCGGCAGCGGCAGCCTGCACGGCTGCTCGCACCGCTGCGCGAGACCGGGAAGCTGTTCGCGCTCGCTGCCGCGGTATCCCGCGCGATCTTCCGCCGGCCCTTCCAGGTGCGGGAGTTCATCGAACAGTTCTGGTTCGTCGCCAGCGTCACGATCCTGCCCGCCGCACTCGTCTCCATCCCGTTCGGCGCCGTCATAGCCCTCCAGGTCGGCTCGCTCACCGAGCAGCTCGGCGCACAGTCCTTCACCGGCGGTGCCAGCGTCCTCGCCGTCATCCAGCAGGCCAGCCCGCTCATCGTGGCGCTGCTCATCTCCGGAGCCGCCGGCTCGGCCATCTGCGCCGACCTCGGATCGCGGAAGATCCGCGAGGAGCTCGACGCGATGGAGGTGATGGGCGTCTCGCCCATCCAGCGGCTCGTCGTCCCGCGGGTCCTCGCCACCATGTTCGTCGCCGTGCTGCTCAACGGACTGGTCTCCGTGGTGGGCACACTCGGCGGCTACTTCTTCAACGTGATCATGCAGGACGGCACACCGGGCGCCTACCTGGCCAGCTTCTCCGCCCTCGCGCAGCTGCCCGACCTGTACATCGGTGAACTCAAGGCGCTGATCTTCGGCTTCATCGCCGGCATCGTCGCCGCCTACCGCGGGCTGAACCCGCGCGGCGGCCCGAAGGGCGTGGGCGACGCGGTCAACCAGTCCGTCGTCATCACCTTCATGCTCCTGTTCTTCGTGAACATGGTCCTCACGGCGATCTACCTCCAGATCGTCCCCCCGAAGGGGGGCTGA
- a CDS encoding ABC transporter ATP-binding protein, with protein sequence MGIEVVVEGLTKSFGKQNIWQDVTLTLPAGEVSVMLGPSGTGKTVFLKSIIGLLKPEQGRVLINGVDMVNSPEREIMETRKLFGLMFQDGALFGSMSLFDNIAFPLREHTRKKESEIRRIVMERIDIVGLLGAEEKLPGEISGGMRKRAGLARALVLDPQIILCDEPDSGLDPVRTAFLSQLLIDLNAQIDATMLIVTHNLDIAATVPDNMGMLFCRNLVTFGPREVLLTSDTPVVSQFLSGRREGPIGMSEEKDAATLAAEQVNGHDYAPVPRTVVPQLEPSPGMPVRQGALRRRERVISMMGQLPEAARTAIMNSYTPTLGGGRL encoded by the coding sequence ATGGGAATCGAAGTAGTCGTCGAGGGCCTGACGAAATCCTTCGGTAAGCAGAACATCTGGCAGGACGTCACCCTCACGCTGCCGGCCGGTGAAGTGAGCGTGATGCTCGGTCCGTCCGGAACGGGAAAGACCGTTTTCCTCAAATCCATCATCGGTCTGCTGAAGCCGGAACAGGGCCGCGTCCTCATCAACGGCGTCGACATGGTCAACAGCCCCGAGCGGGAGATCATGGAGACCCGGAAACTCTTCGGCCTCATGTTCCAGGACGGCGCTCTCTTCGGGTCCATGTCGCTCTTCGACAACATCGCATTCCCGTTGCGCGAACACACACGCAAGAAGGAATCCGAAATCCGCCGCATCGTCATGGAGCGGATCGACATCGTCGGACTGCTCGGTGCGGAGGAGAAGCTCCCCGGCGAGATATCCGGTGGCATGCGCAAGCGTGCGGGCCTCGCCCGGGCCCTCGTCCTGGACCCGCAGATCATCCTCTGCGACGAACCGGACTCCGGACTCGACCCGGTCCGCACCGCGTTCCTGTCCCAGCTGCTCATCGATCTCAACGCGCAGATCGACGCCACGATGCTGATCGTCACCCACAACCTCGACATCGCGGCCACCGTGCCCGACAACATGGGCATGCTGTTCTGCCGCAACCTCGTCACCTTCGGTCCGCGCGAGGTCCTGCTGACCAGTGACACGCCCGTCGTCTCCCAGTTCCTCTCCGGACGCCGCGAAGGACCCATCGGCATGTCGGAGGAGAAGGACGCGGCCACCCTCGCCGCGGAACAGGTGAACGGCCACGACTACGCACCGGTGCCGCGCACCGTCGTTCCGCAGCTGGAGCCCTCACCCGGAATGCCCGTACGGCAGGGCGCGCTGCGCCGCCGGGAGCGGGTCATCTCCATGATGGGCCAGCTGCCGGAGGCGGCCCGTACGGCCATCATGAACAGCTACACGCCGACCCTGGGCGGTGGGCGCCTGTGA